One window of Candidatus Nitrospira kreftii genomic DNA carries:
- a CDS encoding C-type cytochrome biogenesis protein CcmI, with the protein MTVTFWSIVSAMTVFILGLLLRPLLKRESTVLVEQEKTLPVYRQQFSELEQDRVNGLLTEEQYVVARSELERRVLEETDAEEAPTPATGVFTNLRFVALSLGMIIPAASGVLYWTLGNPAAMTHPVVSSAASQGGEDSQMADSLNVLIDQLRKKLEQNPNDAVGWGLLARSYMAMERYADAVPIFEKATKLDPDNASLLADYADALGVHQGRKLDGRPETLIQKALKLDPHNVKALMLSGTIAYNRKDFSRAAKEWEDAHAYLPSDDQESSDQLKASIAEAKRRLGGGPSMNMLVANPPMEATRPAKPAAQPGRSRAITGKVVLGPNFAGQGALPDTLFVFAKDVAGPPMPVSIVRASKNDLPFTFRLDDSTSPMPSRKLSDIDMVVIVARLSKSGKAMAESGDLEGMSQPIKPGTENITIVIDRQRP; encoded by the coding sequence ATGACCGTAACATTTTGGTCGATCGTGTCGGCCATGACCGTGTTCATCCTCGGGCTTTTGTTGAGGCCCTTATTGAAACGCGAATCCACTGTCTTGGTTGAGCAAGAGAAAACGTTGCCGGTGTATCGACAACAGTTTTCTGAGCTCGAGCAAGATCGTGTCAACGGATTATTGACGGAAGAGCAGTATGTGGTGGCGCGAAGCGAGTTGGAGCGGCGTGTATTAGAGGAGACGGATGCAGAGGAAGCCCCAACTCCGGCTACAGGAGTATTCACGAATCTCAGGTTCGTTGCGCTTTCTTTGGGGATGATCATTCCAGCCGCTAGCGGGGTGCTCTATTGGACATTGGGCAATCCGGCTGCCATGACACACCCGGTGGTATCTTCCGCAGCCTCTCAAGGAGGAGAGGATTCGCAGATGGCCGACAGCCTCAACGTATTAATCGATCAGTTGAGGAAGAAGCTCGAACAGAATCCCAATGATGCGGTAGGGTGGGGGCTTTTAGCACGATCATATATGGCGATGGAGCGGTATGCTGATGCCGTTCCGATTTTTGAGAAGGCGACGAAGCTTGACCCTGACAATGCGAGTCTATTGGCAGACTATGCGGATGCCCTCGGAGTTCATCAAGGGCGTAAGCTGGATGGAAGACCAGAAACGTTGATTCAAAAGGCGTTGAAGCTTGATCCGCACAATGTGAAGGCGCTCATGCTGTCGGGGACGATCGCGTACAACCGAAAAGATTTTTCCCGTGCTGCTAAGGAGTGGGAAGATGCGCACGCCTATCTTCCTTCTGACGACCAGGAATCGTCCGATCAGCTGAAGGCGAGTATTGCCGAAGCCAAACGGCGCCTCGGTGGTGGTCCTAGCATGAACATGCTGGTTGCGAATCCGCCGATGGAGGCGACCAGGCCTGCCAAGCCGGCGGCACAACCAGGACGGTCTCGTGCGATCACTGGAAAAGTGGTGTTGGGGCCGAATTTTGCCGGTCAAGGAGCACTCCCGGACACGTTATTCGTATTTGCGAAGGATGTCGCTGGCCCGCCAATGCCGGTGTCGATCGTGCGGGCGTCAAAAAATGACTTGCCGTTTACGTTCCGGCTGGATGATTCCACCAGTCCCATGCCGTCACGCAAACTATCCGACATCGACATGGTTGTCATTGTTGCGCGACTTTCAAAGTCTGGAAAAGCTATGGCAGAGAGCGGCGATCTCGAAGGCATGAGTCAACCGATCAAGCCTGGGACAGAAAACATTACGATTGTCATCGATCGGCAGCGACCGTAA
- a CDS encoding Hydroxylamine oxidation protein HaoB: MAEERKEGSLISAPSLNAPVSNQSGAKILPSLGVILVTGGLFLIGWFLYLWFKPLPPPYTYQLVEEGVAAKFSNLQLEAWPDLTISKYELHVPSLDKPVAVAYRANDPTGAPILLSLENLVSEPVGAMSVNLSELIPLATDISKHVPKEAVILGWWDTSRQLKLLSGRDTLFTSYLGKPLIVPSYWKDRSELIERYERQFWGARESPEEQRKFEIFADALSSDPSKGVEMLRELVGSREAYVIVHPADLYKAALMRPDRIDIAFKDFPLTGNVHGLAGQVKAWMKENGYNTYTLQSLSETSVRAYFLNESQTGKVLLAHMLPLMNSTPIEFQALQVVHKQGGYWVFKIPSA, encoded by the coding sequence GTGGCGGAGGAGCGGAAGGAAGGATCGTTGATCTCTGCTCCGTCCCTGAACGCACCAGTGTCGAATCAATCAGGGGCTAAGATCCTCCCGTCACTAGGTGTTATCCTAGTGACGGGAGGCCTTTTTCTGATTGGTTGGTTTCTCTACCTATGGTTTAAACCTCTTCCTCCCCCGTATACATATCAACTTGTTGAAGAAGGTGTTGCTGCAAAGTTCTCCAATCTTCAATTGGAGGCTTGGCCTGATTTAACGATAAGTAAGTACGAGCTTCATGTTCCCTCCCTTGATAAACCGGTCGCTGTTGCCTACCGAGCGAACGATCCAACTGGCGCTCCAATTCTCCTCAGCCTGGAGAATCTTGTTTCCGAGCCGGTTGGGGCGATGTCTGTCAATCTCTCTGAACTGATTCCTCTAGCGACTGATATTTCGAAGCATGTGCCTAAAGAAGCCGTAATACTGGGATGGTGGGACACATCAAGGCAGCTGAAACTGCTGTCCGGGCGCGACACGCTCTTCACGTCCTACCTTGGCAAACCCCTTATTGTGCCTTCGTACTGGAAAGATCGTTCCGAGCTAATTGAGCGATATGAACGTCAATTTTGGGGCGCGAGAGAATCTCCAGAGGAACAACGGAAATTTGAAATCTTTGCGGATGCACTTTCATCGGATCCGTCTAAAGGTGTCGAGATGCTTAGGGAACTTGTAGGCTCGCGTGAGGCTTATGTTATTGTTCATCCAGCGGATCTGTATAAGGCTGCTCTTATGCGGCCAGACAGGATCGATATCGCTTTTAAGGATTTTCCCTTAACCGGCAACGTTCACGGCCTTGCTGGGCAGGTGAAAGCGTGGATGAAAGAGAATGGTTATAATACCTATACGCTTCAATCACTCTCCGAGACGTCGGTGCGCGCCTACTTCCTGAATGAAAGTCAGACTGGTAAAGTTTTGCTGGCTCATATGCTTCCCCTCATGAACTCTACACCGATCGAATTTCAGGCCTTGCAAGTTGTCCATAAGCAGGGTGGGTACTGGGTTTTTAAGATTCCCTCCGCATAG
- a CDS encoding Cytochrome c-type biogenesis protein CcmH, whose product MIWLALLIVFVSGPAWAGEARPLGEDPAVEARLKHLAIELRCLVCQNQTLADSNAPLAEDLRREVREMIVKNMSDKEIIDFLVERYGDFVLYRPPLKATTTLLWVGPFVLLLAGATVLVITLRRRARKVVDVPVTDEEHRRVEQLLAQGGKRS is encoded by the coding sequence ATGATCTGGTTGGCGCTTCTCATAGTGTTCGTATCTGGGCCAGCTTGGGCAGGGGAGGCCAGACCGTTAGGTGAAGACCCTGCCGTTGAAGCTCGACTCAAGCATCTCGCCATCGAACTTCGATGTCTAGTCTGTCAAAATCAAACCTTAGCAGATTCCAATGCTCCGCTGGCCGAAGACCTCCGTCGCGAAGTGCGAGAAATGATCGTCAAGAATATGAGTGATAAGGAGATCATCGATTTTCTTGTGGAGCGCTATGGCGATTTCGTCCTGTATCGGCCGCCGCTGAAGGCGACGACGACGTTGCTTTGGGTGGGGCCGTTTGTCCTGTTGTTAGCGGGTGCAACGGTGCTGGTCATTACGTTACGACGTCGAGCGCGCAAGGTTGTCGATGTCCCGGTCACGGATGAAGAGCATCGACGGGTCGAACAACTTTTGGCACAAGGAGGCAAGCGCTCATGA
- a CDS encoding Heme ABC exporter membrane subunit: protein MNRSSMWEAVGGIVRRDLLLAMRRRSDAAMSVFFLVIVVSLFPLGVGPEPAVLRTIGPGVLWVAALLACLLSLARVFTADYVDGTLEQMVLVPQPLAVLVVGKVFAHWIISGLPIVLLSPLLGLQFGLSGESLGVLVMSLLLGTPTLSMIGTIGAALVLGVRGSGLLVALLVLPLYVPVLIFGAGAVTSSMVGIGGEANLSLLGACLVLSLFLAPWATAAALRIALE from the coding sequence ATGAATCGCTCCAGTATGTGGGAGGCCGTAGGCGGCATCGTCCGTCGTGATCTTCTTCTGGCCATGCGGCGCCGGTCGGACGCGGCGATGTCGGTTTTCTTTCTCGTCATTGTGGTCAGCCTCTTTCCTTTAGGTGTTGGACCGGAGCCGGCGGTGCTGCGGACGATTGGCCCGGGGGTCCTGTGGGTCGCGGCCTTGTTGGCCTGTCTGTTGTCCCTCGCCCGTGTGTTTACGGCGGACTATGTGGATGGGACCTTGGAGCAGATGGTACTGGTACCGCAGCCCTTGGCCGTCCTGGTGGTTGGAAAGGTGTTCGCGCATTGGATAATCTCCGGACTCCCCATCGTATTGCTGTCACCGTTACTCGGCCTCCAGTTTGGTTTGAGCGGGGAATCGCTGGGGGTGCTCGTGATGTCGCTCTTGCTTGGGACGCCTACGTTGAGTATGATTGGTACGATCGGCGCCGCGTTAGTTCTTGGCGTTCGGGGGAGTGGTTTACTGGTTGCCCTCCTGGTGCTTCCACTCTATGTTCCCGTCTTGATTTTTGGGGCCGGCGCCGTAACCAGCAGCATGGTCGGGATCGGCGGAGAAGCAAATTTGTCACTACTCGGGGCCTGCCTGGTGCTTTCGCTTTTTTTGGCGCCTTGGGCCACGGCGGCCGCGCTGCGGATTGCCTTGGAGTAA
- a CDS encoding periplasmic thioredoxin of cytochrome c-type biogenesis, producing MNRFLLPLSIFVVVVVFLGVGLTLNPREIPSPLVGKAAPEFSQPQLYDQEKIFSPADLKGKVWLLNFWASWCSGCKTEHPVLMDLAKSGEVPIFGMDYKDQREEALTWLQRWGNPYPVVGVDEAGRVGINYGVYGVPETYVIDKQGVIRYKQIGPLDPDTVEKKILPLVKQLESQ from the coding sequence ATGAATCGGTTTCTCCTGCCGCTGTCTATTTTTGTAGTGGTGGTCGTCTTTCTGGGCGTTGGGCTCACACTCAACCCGCGTGAAATTCCATCTCCGTTGGTTGGAAAAGCGGCGCCGGAATTCTCTCAACCTCAACTATACGATCAAGAGAAAATATTCTCGCCGGCCGATCTGAAGGGAAAGGTCTGGCTGCTCAATTTCTGGGCCTCGTGGTGTAGCGGGTGTAAGACAGAACACCCGGTATTGATGGACCTGGCGAAGTCGGGAGAGGTCCCGATCTTTGGGATGGACTACAAGGATCAGCGGGAGGAAGCATTAACATGGTTGCAGCGATGGGGCAATCCGTATCCGGTGGTCGGCGTGGATGAGGCGGGACGAGTTGGGATCAACTATGGGGTCTATGGAGTCCCGGAGACCTATGTCATCGACAAGCAAGGTGTGATTCGTTATAAGCAGATCGGGCCGTTGGATCCTGACACAGTCGAGAAAAAGATTCTTCCTCTTGTGAAGCAACTTGAATCACAATGA
- a CDS encoding Cytochrome c biogenesis ATP-binding export protein CcmA, translating to MLQAVTLSCRRGERRLFSDLTVNVEPGTLLAVVGENGSGKTSLLRIFSSLLPPEEGSILWDGEDIHQLKELYSGQLTYIGHLNGIKDDLTPVENVMSAVTLAGEVCSRIEAQQALEAIGLKRLIHRLPSKVLSQGQKRRVALARLWLSTRPLWLLDEPFTSLDAASTGAVTQRLHAHLQRGGLAVIVTHQEVELPAERVHCLRLTG from the coding sequence ATGTTGCAAGCCGTTACACTCAGTTGCCGGCGTGGAGAGCGCCGCCTATTTTCCGATCTCACGGTTAACGTCGAGCCTGGAACCCTCTTGGCTGTCGTGGGAGAAAACGGCAGCGGTAAAACTAGCCTACTTCGCATCTTTTCAAGCCTGTTGCCACCTGAGGAAGGTTCGATCCTCTGGGACGGTGAAGACATTCATCAACTCAAGGAACTGTATTCGGGGCAACTGACGTATATTGGGCACCTCAATGGGATTAAAGACGATCTGACGCCGGTTGAAAATGTGATGAGCGCGGTGACGTTAGCCGGTGAAGTCTGTTCACGCATCGAAGCGCAACAGGCCTTGGAAGCGATCGGACTCAAACGTCTCATCCATCGGTTGCCGTCGAAGGTACTCTCGCAAGGGCAGAAACGCCGAGTGGCTCTGGCGCGCCTGTGGCTATCGACTCGTCCCTTATGGCTTTTGGACGAACCCTTCACTTCGCTCGACGCGGCCTCGACGGGTGCCGTGACCCAACGGCTTCATGCGCATTTGCAGCGCGGTGGGCTTGCGGTGATTGTGACCCATCAAGAAGTCGAGCTTCCTGCGGAGCGGGTGCACTGTTTGAGGCTTACTGGATGA
- a CDS encoding Heme ABC exporter membrane subunit, with protein MNWSKYSAPQAFYPLAGRLIPWFSVVAVALIGVGLYMGFFVAPTDFQQGEAYRIIFVHVPAAWMSMFLYVVMAVWAAIGLGLNARLSFMMAQAIAPTGAMFTFLALLTGAMWGKPTWGAWWVWDARLTSELILLFQYAGVMLLRTSIDDMRRADRSSAVFALVGVVNVPIIYFSVQWWNTLHQGASVSMSTGSKMATTMLIAMLLMTLAFWLYSVAVILSRVRCIMVERESLPAWEEEPAVIQKVAEVR; from the coding sequence GTGAATTGGTCGAAGTATTCAGCGCCTCAAGCCTTTTATCCCTTGGCGGGGCGACTCATCCCCTGGTTTTCTGTTGTGGCTGTGGCTTTGATAGGCGTCGGCCTGTACATGGGATTTTTCGTGGCGCCGACGGATTTTCAGCAGGGTGAGGCCTATCGGATTATCTTCGTCCATGTTCCAGCCGCGTGGATGTCGATGTTCTTGTATGTGGTCATGGCGGTCTGGGCTGCGATTGGGTTAGGGCTCAACGCCCGATTGTCCTTTATGATGGCTCAGGCGATTGCCCCTACGGGTGCGATGTTTACGTTTCTGGCGTTGTTGACGGGAGCCATGTGGGGAAAGCCGACATGGGGCGCCTGGTGGGTATGGGATGCCAGGCTGACATCGGAACTCATCTTACTGTTCCAGTACGCGGGCGTCATGCTCTTACGGACATCGATCGATGACATGCGTCGGGCGGATCGTTCCAGTGCAGTGTTCGCGTTGGTTGGCGTCGTCAATGTTCCGATTATCTATTTTTCCGTCCAATGGTGGAATACGTTGCATCAAGGCGCCTCCGTCAGCATGTCAACTGGGTCGAAAATGGCGACGACAATGCTCATCGCCATGTTGCTCATGACCTTGGCCTTCTGGCTGTATAGCGTGGCGGTCATTCTGTCTCGGGTGCGATGTATCATGGTCGAACGGGAATCGTTACCGGCCTGGGAAGAAGAACCGGCCGTGATTCAGAAGGTGGCGGAGGTTCGCTGA
- a CDS encoding periplasmic heme chaperone, producing the protein MKPRHKRFVFIGLGLLTLGVATVLVLNAFQSNLVFFFTPTQVASGEVPQGKSFRIGGMVEDGSLVRENDGLTVRFSVTDTAKSVPVTYKGILPDLFKEGKGAVAQGQLGADGTFIASEVLAKHDENYMPPEAAEALAKAKASGAQQSKSLVVPQGKKESL; encoded by the coding sequence ATGAAACCGCGGCATAAACGCTTTGTCTTTATCGGGCTGGGACTGCTCACCTTGGGGGTTGCGACGGTGCTGGTCTTGAATGCGTTTCAGAGCAATCTCGTGTTCTTTTTTACCCCCACTCAGGTCGCGAGCGGAGAAGTCCCTCAGGGGAAAAGCTTCCGGATCGGCGGAATGGTCGAAGACGGGAGCCTTGTCCGTGAGAACGACGGGCTCACGGTTCGGTTCTCCGTCACGGACACGGCGAAGAGCGTACCGGTGACGTACAAGGGAATTCTCCCGGACCTCTTCAAAGAAGGGAAGGGAGCCGTGGCGCAGGGCCAGTTGGGCGCCGATGGAACATTTATCGCCAGTGAAGTGTTGGCGAAGCACGATGAAAACTACATGCCGCCGGAAGCGGCAGAGGCACTAGCCAAAGCCAAGGCCTCCGGGGCGCAACAAAGCAAGTCGCTCGTTGTCCCTCAAGGTAAGAAAGAGTCATTATGA
- a CDS encoding heme lyase, CcmF subunit: MIPEIGHFALILALCVAVVQGSLPIYGAAVGNSALMAIAKPAARAQFLLVLIAFCSLGYAFADKDFSVLYVAATSNSQLPLHYRLAAIWGAHEGSLLLWTFILTLWMFAVTLFSKHLPETMRSRILGVMGLVSVGFLLFMLTVSNPFERLIPAAPDGRDLNPLLQDPGMVIHPPMLYMGYVGFSVAFAFAIAALLGGNLDAAWARWSRPWTTVAWCFLTVGIAMGSGWAYYELGWGGWWFWDPVENASFMPWLAGTALVHSLAVTDKRGGFKVWTVLLAIMAFSLSLLGTFLVRSGVLTSVHAFATDPKRGLFILVFLAVVIGGSLALYAWRAPRVGLGGSFAMVSREGMLLANNVLLVAAMGSVLLGTLYPLFLDALDLGKISVGPPYFDSVFAPLMAPAIFLMGIGPFAQWKKAELPELAKRLKWAFGVSVATALVLPLVMGKWTPLLSLGLLLAIWIVTTAFVGLRERLAHTDGPSLSGRFAAVPRSYWGMLVAHCGIAVFIVGVTMVKGFESEQDVRMNVGETATIGGYTFRFDGTQDVVGPNYTAARGTFHVSWDGRETTILYPEKRRYPVQNQIMTEAAIDPGLLRDLYVSLGEPLEDGAWSVRLYHKPFVDWIWGGCFIMALGGVLAVSDRRYRLAWRKQEPAVVPTVRTVRRKVA; the protein is encoded by the coding sequence ATGATCCCTGAAATCGGTCATTTCGCCCTGATCCTGGCACTCTGCGTCGCTGTGGTGCAGGGAAGTCTGCCCATCTACGGTGCTGCGGTCGGAAATTCAGCACTGATGGCGATTGCCAAGCCGGCGGCACGCGCTCAATTTTTGCTGGTCCTCATCGCCTTTTGCAGCCTCGGTTACGCATTTGCCGACAAAGATTTTTCCGTCTTGTATGTCGCGGCTACGTCGAATTCACAGCTCCCACTGCATTATCGATTGGCGGCGATTTGGGGTGCTCATGAAGGGTCACTCCTCCTGTGGACCTTTATCCTGACCTTGTGGATGTTTGCGGTCACGCTGTTCTCGAAGCATCTTCCTGAAACAATGCGCTCACGTATTCTTGGTGTGATGGGTCTTGTGAGCGTAGGTTTTCTCCTGTTCATGTTGACGGTGTCGAACCCGTTTGAACGTCTGATTCCGGCAGCTCCCGATGGGCGTGACCTGAATCCTCTCCTGCAAGATCCAGGCATGGTGATTCATCCACCGATGCTGTACATGGGGTATGTGGGCTTCTCGGTCGCGTTTGCGTTTGCGATTGCTGCGCTGTTGGGTGGCAATCTTGACGCAGCATGGGCCCGCTGGTCTCGCCCGTGGACGACCGTCGCTTGGTGTTTCTTGACCGTCGGCATTGCCATGGGAAGCGGGTGGGCCTATTACGAATTGGGATGGGGTGGATGGTGGTTCTGGGATCCGGTAGAGAACGCCTCGTTTATGCCCTGGTTAGCGGGAACGGCGTTGGTGCATTCACTAGCCGTGACCGACAAGCGAGGTGGATTCAAGGTCTGGACGGTGTTGCTTGCGATCATGGCGTTTTCCTTAAGTCTGCTTGGGACATTTCTCGTCCGCTCCGGTGTCTTGACCTCGGTGCATGCCTTCGCCACTGATCCCAAACGAGGTCTCTTTATCCTTGTGTTCTTGGCCGTGGTCATCGGAGGATCGTTGGCCTTGTATGCCTGGCGAGCTCCACGGGTAGGATTAGGGGGTAGTTTTGCGATGGTGTCGAGAGAAGGGATGCTCTTGGCCAACAACGTGCTGTTGGTTGCTGCGATGGGATCGGTATTGCTGGGTACGCTGTATCCTTTATTTTTGGACGCGCTGGATCTTGGTAAGATTTCCGTCGGACCTCCGTATTTCGACTCCGTCTTTGCCCCGTTGATGGCACCGGCCATTTTTCTTATGGGGATTGGTCCGTTCGCTCAATGGAAGAAGGCCGAGTTGCCAGAATTGGCAAAGCGGCTAAAGTGGGCCTTTGGGGTGAGCGTGGCGACGGCGCTGGTACTTCCGTTAGTCATGGGTAAGTGGACGCCATTGCTGAGCCTTGGACTGTTGCTGGCGATCTGGATTGTGACCACGGCCTTCGTCGGTTTGCGCGAACGACTCGCTCATACTGACGGTCCGAGTCTCTCTGGTCGCTTTGCTGCCGTGCCTCGATCCTACTGGGGCATGCTTGTGGCGCACTGCGGCATTGCCGTGTTTATTGTCGGGGTAACGATGGTGAAGGGGTTTGAATCGGAACAAGATGTTCGGATGAATGTCGGAGAGACCGCCACGATTGGGGGCTATACATTCCGATTTGACGGAACCCAGGATGTCGTTGGGCCAAATTATACGGCTGCGCGCGGTACCTTTCATGTGAGTTGGGACGGTCGTGAAACGACCATTCTGTATCCGGAGAAACGGCGGTACCCGGTTCAGAATCAAATCATGACCGAAGCCGCAATCGATCCCGGATTATTGCGCGACTTGTACGTGTCTCTTGGTGAGCCTCTCGAGGATGGGGCGTGGAGTGTGCGGCTCTATCACAAACCGTTTGTGGATTGGATTTGGGGCGGGTGTTTCATTATGGCGCTGGGCGGCGTGTTGGCCGTCAGTGATCGCCGGTATCGACTTGCATGGCGCAAGCAAGAACCCGCTGTGGTTCCGACTGTTCGAACGGTTAGGCGAAAAGTGGCATGA
- a CDS encoding Hydroxylamine oxidoreductase → MNVSKDQVVDRGFYLKDSAHCPSNGRSITVTVKHLVKYVMVVCGMLLAAPVQADFPSVPKETYEALKIDRSASPKELYEALLTRYLDPEQGVGKGKYGQYWQPVSFSKYFDPHTFYKPPQAVKEVASRQECVKCHTDESPGWVVAWKKSTHANLDKIRKLSPKDPTFYKKAKLEAVEDNLRSIGKLGKGEKLKEVGCIDCHFDINTKQKADHRKDIKLATADTCGTCHLQEFAERESERDTITWPKDQWPKGRPSHALDYKANVEVEVYAGMSQREIADGCTGCHVNQNKCDTCHARHDFSVAESRKPEVCAQCHSGADHNNWEAYNLSKHGLKYQRDKEHWNFNVPIKEAMKNGAETAPTCQYCHMEYQGKITHNVVRKVRWANYPFVPGIRENIKTEWADKRNDAWVKTCTNCHSETYARAWMEFMDNGTFSGLDKYDEAHHVVEEQYKSGLLTGQKTNRPTPPAPVQEGFEQFFQIYWSKGNNPAANELKLFEMAEDHLVQLHVSLAHQYWGYTYTVGWAAMNRAYVEIMDDDTRLKEKLELQARVAKLEGQMKHSLLDLDSDTGKISLGSIGGGMMLAGTLAMAGWRRSGRKDR, encoded by the coding sequence ATGAACGTGAGTAAGGATCAAGTGGTAGATCGTGGGTTTTATTTGAAGGACAGTGCGCACTGCCCATCAAACGGAAGGAGCATTACTGTGACCGTTAAGCATTTGGTGAAGTATGTGATGGTAGTCTGCGGCATGTTGCTGGCCGCGCCCGTGCAGGCGGATTTTCCCTCCGTTCCAAAGGAGACGTACGAGGCGCTAAAGATCGATCGCTCGGCCTCACCCAAGGAACTTTATGAAGCCTTGCTCACGCGGTATCTCGATCCCGAGCAAGGCGTGGGGAAAGGGAAATATGGTCAATACTGGCAGCCGGTGTCGTTTAGTAAGTATTTTGATCCTCATACGTTCTACAAGCCACCGCAAGCCGTGAAGGAAGTCGCCAGCCGGCAGGAGTGCGTGAAGTGCCACACCGATGAATCTCCAGGGTGGGTGGTGGCATGGAAGAAAAGCACCCATGCCAATCTTGATAAGATTCGCAAGCTGAGCCCGAAGGATCCAACCTTTTACAAGAAGGCGAAGCTGGAAGCGGTTGAAGACAATCTTCGATCGATTGGGAAATTGGGTAAGGGCGAGAAGCTGAAAGAAGTGGGCTGCATCGACTGCCACTTCGACATCAATACCAAGCAAAAGGCGGATCACCGTAAAGATATTAAACTCGCCACGGCGGATACCTGCGGCACCTGCCACCTGCAGGAGTTTGCAGAGCGAGAATCCGAGCGTGATACCATTACCTGGCCAAAAGATCAGTGGCCCAAGGGCCGACCGTCCCACGCGTTGGACTACAAGGCCAACGTGGAAGTGGAAGTGTATGCGGGGATGTCGCAGCGAGAAATCGCCGATGGGTGCACGGGCTGCCACGTCAACCAGAACAAGTGTGATACCTGTCATGCGAGGCATGATTTTTCAGTGGCCGAATCACGCAAACCAGAAGTCTGCGCGCAGTGCCATAGCGGTGCCGACCATAATAACTGGGAGGCCTATAATCTCTCGAAGCACGGCTTGAAGTACCAGCGAGATAAAGAACATTGGAACTTCAACGTGCCAATCAAAGAGGCGATGAAAAATGGGGCCGAAACGGCCCCCACGTGTCAATACTGCCACATGGAGTATCAAGGGAAAATCACCCATAACGTCGTACGCAAAGTTCGTTGGGCCAACTATCCCTTTGTGCCGGGGATCCGTGAAAACATCAAGACCGAGTGGGCAGACAAGCGCAATGACGCCTGGGTGAAGACATGTACGAATTGCCACTCTGAAACCTATGCTCGGGCGTGGATGGAGTTCATGGACAATGGAACGTTTTCAGGCCTCGACAAGTATGATGAAGCGCATCATGTGGTCGAAGAGCAATACAAGTCAGGCCTTTTGACCGGGCAGAAAACAAATCGTCCGACACCCCCGGCGCCGGTTCAGGAAGGATTTGAGCAATTCTTCCAGATTTATTGGTCGAAGGGGAACAACCCTGCCGCCAATGAGTTGAAGCTCTTTGAAATGGCCGAAGACCACCTGGTTCAGCTGCACGTGAGCTTGGCCCACCAGTACTGGGGCTATACGTACACAGTCGGTTGGGCGGCCATGAATCGCGCCTATGTCGAAATCATGGATGACGACACGCGTCTGAAGGAGAAGCTTGAACTACAGGCGCGAGTGGCGAAGCTTGAAGGTCAGATGAAGCATAGTCTGCTTGATTTAGACAGTGACACTGGCAAGATCTCACTTGGTTCGATCGGTGGTGGAATGATGCTGGCCGGGACGCTCGCGATGGCTGGGTGGCGGAGGAGCGGAAGGAAGGATCGTTGA
- a CDS encoding Cytochrome c-554 — translation MNQRTVFAFVAAAVFLAVAGTASAEGTFEGRKKCYNCHKGEGESWDKTGHAKAMESLKPNTRKEAKLKAKLDPKKDYTKDKECVGCHVDGFGEEGGYVIEEPEKFVTGVGCESCHGAGSAYRKIHRKAGEAFEKSKKTMDREKLVEAGQEFEFQEKCNACHLNYEGSGWKGVKKPYTPFTPKVDKKYAFDFEKSVRNDKAMHEHFKLEGTFTGPPIPKFHEEFQKTAKPAVKADKDGED, via the coding sequence GTGAATCAAAGAACTGTGTTTGCATTTGTCGCCGCGGCGGTCTTTCTAGCAGTAGCTGGAACGGCTTCAGCTGAGGGAACTTTCGAAGGCAGGAAGAAGTGCTATAACTGCCATAAGGGAGAAGGTGAATCTTGGGATAAGACTGGCCATGCGAAGGCGATGGAATCGTTGAAACCAAACACGAGGAAAGAAGCCAAACTGAAAGCCAAGTTGGATCCTAAAAAGGATTACACCAAAGATAAAGAATGTGTTGGATGCCACGTCGATGGGTTTGGTGAAGAGGGTGGCTACGTGATTGAGGAGCCTGAAAAATTCGTGACAGGTGTGGGTTGCGAGTCGTGCCACGGCGCCGGTAGCGCCTATCGAAAGATCCACCGAAAAGCTGGTGAGGCTTTTGAGAAATCAAAGAAGACGATGGATCGAGAAAAGCTCGTGGAAGCTGGACAAGAATTTGAATTTCAAGAGAAGTGCAATGCATGCCACTTAAACTATGAAGGGTCAGGATGGAAGGGTGTGAAAAAGCCCTATACTCCTTTCACTCCTAAAGTCGACAAGAAGTACGCATTTGATTTTGAAAAGTCCGTGCGTAACGATAAGGCTATGCATGAGCATTTCAAACTTGAAGGCACGTTCACTGGTCCACCTATCCCGAAATTCCACGAGGAGTTTCAAAAGACAGCCAAACCTGCCGTTAAGGCTGATAAGGATGGGGAAGACTAG
- a CDS encoding Heme exporter protein CcmD, producing the protein MQWESASEFFAMGGYGLYVWTSFVVTALCMLWEVLALWRRRAAARAEHRAMLLGGSNETAA; encoded by the coding sequence ATGCAGTGGGAAAGCGCATCGGAATTTTTCGCGATGGGTGGCTATGGGCTCTATGTCTGGACCTCGTTTGTGGTCACGGCGCTGTGCATGCTGTGGGAGGTGCTGGCTCTGTGGCGTCGACGGGCTGCGGCGCGTGCTGAACATCGCGCGATGTTGCTAGGAGGCAGTAATGAAACCGCGGCATAA